A genome region from Platichthys flesus chromosome 12, fPlaFle2.1, whole genome shotgun sequence includes the following:
- the phf3 gene encoding PHD finger protein 3 isoform X2, with translation MDIVETLNHLIPSDQLDDSLAVGQNSECEASNELGSGLQLDDSLKNMLSDKDPMFGCASSQFNLLDNEESAFPAATSTGPDDGSAPTGLSSEMTVEETTPVKRPVGRPKKRPHHSVQENSDGPQPANTSSNIITRGRPERKPANRLEKPCLIEKQIKGTELKKELTEGGRIDVNSLEGRRWLNPTVVLRRLTVTIGGFKIELLPGPSYTQDVDTSQAVCLEGDMLPVVDKGLTVLPVDAVNVQNPTAEGVAEVDVSEKSTADDVVHGLGPYVNPNDVQTSNGTIKGNPSAPETKLDNQSIPEEQKPLSNEKEDINEPQCNENDITTVSKTDVKEKELDVVKNPLKSKEGPTPTKNKDLVSCKPKTVITEHKVSQNPLPSKIIPRGDLHKNKPLKDKKEVAPLKRPAENAQSEQASKVQKTQSTGDTKVKPKLPIPSSSALKKSPSSGNRAVDQQPPSKQMPAPTKSKVEAAQPVHSRPGQMLKMPEEGGQEKPKLKKPEKILQRQKSKSSRSTSVEEPQLFIPDNAPVAKKEAAEEQPANSDTVWDGNNCCGLCKTHHNNTFMVGCGRCEDWFHGDCVGLDLTKVREMEEEDEMYVCLKCCDEESRKVEPEPLSAPKPEVPAKAEAQVQKLPPKPKPEPGSSQSLTSGGVRPDSDRRPSADARDGAYKTDSPHLLPTSFYSVVTGVSLKQEARSKTSASKKPVSVEAIRRSVRDSLKEILTQRLKESDLSISVERAVEVAKKTERELFHLNKDTDNKYKNKYRSLMFNLKDTKNNVLFKRVLKGEISPSNLIRMSPEELASKELAAWRQRENRHTIEMIEKDQREAERRPITKITHKGEIEIESQEPQKTPEPEEMESSPKSTEVSTDPPKPPEDKAENIKTDKDTTGQHKSHLFDLHCKICTGRMAPPVDEAPTKVVKVATTVVRRQSSKSEETKSPAGPGLEDDLHLTALEESFRSTRPGYEPRSDHIAGRDEETLFLSSLQSLWRGFIHMHSVAKLVTKAFPVSGNLDNATEDLPDSIQVGGRISPQMVWDYLDKIRASGTKEVCLIRFSPESDEDEISYTLLFAYFSSRRRFGVVSNNRKQVKDMYIIPLGAAEKVPHQLVPFDGPGLENNRPNLLLGLIIRQRSKRDFLPVDVNETGRSMPEIKPVTVSAQETRTIVEDEKLFLSSLTAVHKKEMDKPLSTTEAVDEPVKEALEEPSASEEPNNQEPQRPLRFLPGVLLGWGGELPPLPDFGGKPEPAADDTPKSQAPSKTEASAGNSKSPTVAAQRERFVIKKKEPKAAKAEPELSSPTDTSTANNSSGRDAAVVTHAAPISLKEKPTDVPTEAFLASLSSAPSGTETSSAASANKGDAGLLSETVKGATEGNSFLQSKSQTATDHSNSSKPPLSGILKKSSAYSSVTEDKTTVLQKDKVSQPATASPKPVPVPSSAKRDPLTTFHQGYLQLSQAKSKPEEQKQSAVQSCSLKKEDPAMSQSGAAVTPTVYPPSVQGPPRVQGSPAAQGPPAAPAPLPLQQPQVPGSYAYPSGPPDNTLSAPNTLDQNHSTTCDQDSTSHDPGPQSQYTESSSQLSEQPPSLAKDNKRPEERYSDPWARPRTTEDRDHHGRHSHHRDAHHGKKSRHQDRDREKKSDRSSDDKYRERSRHHGHSEDRYAEKRKERHHSDDYSSRHKDRHRHRRDSDYENGRRSSKDSYS, from the exons ATGGATATTGTGGAGACCTTAAACCATCTAATACCCAGTGACCAGTTGGACGACTCCCTGGCTGTGGGTCAGAACTCGGAGTGTGAGGCCAGTAATGAGTTAGGGTCTGGACTCCAGCTGGACGATTCACTGAAGAACATGCTCAGTGACAAGGATCCCATGTTCGGATGTGCCAGCTCCCAGTTCAATCTGCTGGACAACGAGGAGTCTGCTTTTCCGGCTGCCACTTCCACAG GTCCTGATGATGGTTCAGCACCCACAGGTCTCAGCAGTGAAATGACAGTTGAAGAGACCACACCAGTGAAGCGTCCTGTTGGCAGGCCGAAGAAACGTCCACATCATTCAGTTCAAG AAAATAGTGATGGCCCACAACCCGCTAACACATCCAGCAACATCATCACCCGAGGACGACCTGAAAGGAAACCAGCCAACAGGCTAGAAAAGCCGTGTCTCATTGAGAAACAAATTAAAGGCACAGAACTAAAGAAAGAATTGACTGAAGGAGGACGCATCGACGTAAATAGTCTTGAAGGAAGACGATGGCTGAATCCAACGGTTGTACTGAGACGGTTGACAGTCACAATTGGAGGATTCAAGATTGAGTTGCTCCCAGGACCCTCTTATACACAAGACGTTGATACAAGCCAGGCTGTTTGCCTTGAGGGGGATATGTTGCCCGTTGTGGACAAAGGTTTGACCGTGTTGCCGGTTGATGCCGTCAATGTACAGAATCCCACAGCTGAGGGTGTGGCAGAGGTGGATGTGAGTGAGAAGAGCACTGCTGATGATGTAGTCCACGGGCTGGGCCCCTATGTGAATCCCAATGATGTGCAGACCTCCAATGGGACAATAAAAGGGAACCCGTCCGCGCCAGAGACAAAGCTTGACAATCAGAGTATTCCTGAAGAGCAAAAGCCATTGAGTAATGAAAAAGAAGATATTAATGAGCCACAGTGCAACGAGAACGACATAACTACTGTTAGTAAGACTGATGTTAAAGAAAAGGAACTGGATGTGGTGAAAAATCCACTTAAATCTAAAGAAGGACCGACTCCTACCAAGAATAAGGACTTGGTTTCATGTAAACCAAAAACCGTGATAACAGAGCATAAAGTATCACAAAATCCATTGCCATCGAAGATCATCCCACGAGGTGACCTGCACAAAAATAAACCtctgaaagacaagaaagaagTTGCGCCTTTGAAAAGGCCTGCAGAAAACGCCCAAAGTGAGCAGGCTTCTAAAGTTCAAAAGACACAAagcacaggagacactaaagtgaagccaaaactaCCAATTCCCTCTAGCTCAGCATTAAAGAAGAGTCCATCGTCTGGCAACCGTGCTGTTGATCAGCAGCCACCGAGCAAACAAATGCCCGCTCCGACTAAGTCTAAAGTTGAGGCTGCTCAGCCAGTGCACAGTCGTCCAGGCCAGATGTTAAAAATGCCTgaagagggaggacaggaaAAGCCCAAACTGAAAAAGCCAGAAAAGATCCTTCAGAGACAGAAAAGTAAAAGTTCAAGAAGCACGTCTGTGGAGGAGCCGCAGCTCTTCATCCCAGATAACGCTCCTGTCGCGAAGAAGGAAGCGGCCGAGGAGCAGCCTGCGAACAGTGACACCGTGTGGGATGGAAACAACTGCTGTGGCCTGTGTAAAACACACCACAATAACAC GTTCATGGTGGGCTGCGGCCGCTGCGAGGACTGGTTCCACGGTGACTGCGTCGGTCTCGACCTGACAAAAGTACgtgaaatggaggaggaggacgagatgTATGTTTGCCTGAAGTGCTGTGACGAAGAGAGCAGGAAGGTGGAGCCTGAGCCCCTGAGCGCACCCAAACCAGAAGTTCCAGCAAAGGCCGAGGCCCAGGTCCAGAAGCTGCCTCCCAAACCAAAACCAGAACCAGGATCCTCCCAGAGCCTCACATCAGGGGGAGTCAGACCG GATTCTGACAGAAGGCCGTCTGCAGATGCCAGAGATGGAGCTTATAAAACAG ATTCCCCTCACCTGCTCCCCACATCTTTTTATTCTGTCGTCACAGGCGTTTCGCTGAAACAAGAGGCAAGGAGCAAAACTTCGGCTTCAAAGAAACCCGTGTCCGTGGAGGCCATCAGGCGGAGTGTGCGTGATTCTCTGAAAGAAATCCTTACTCAGAG GTTGAAGGAGTCCGATCTGAGCATCTCAGTGGAGCGGGCTGTTGAAGTCGccaagaagacagagagagagcttttTCACTTGAATAAAGATACTGACAACAAATACAAGAACAAGTACAGAAGCTTAATGTTTAACCTCAAAGATACTAAAAACAAT GTCCTCTTTAAGAGAGTCCTCAAAGGGGAAATTTCACCCAGTAACCTAATTCGAATGAGTCCCGAGGAACTGGCCTCGAAAGAATTGGCTGCTTGGCGACAAAGGGAGAACCGACAT ACAATTGAGATGATTGAAAAAGatcaaagagaggcagagagacgaCCCATCACCAAGATCACACACAAGGGCGAAATTGAAATCGAAAGTCAAGAACCGCAAAAAACGCCTGAGCCTGAAGAG ATGGAGTCTTCCCCCAAATCAACTGAAGTCTCGACAGACCCCCCAAAACCACCTGAGGACAAGGCGGAGAACATCAAGACTGATAAAGACACTACAGGCCAACACAAGTCTCATTTGTTTGACCTACACTGCAAAATCTGTACAG GTCGCATGGCCCCCCCTGTGGATGAGGCCCCTACCAAAGTGGTCAAGGTCGCCACCACCGTTGTCAGGAGGCAGTCCAGCAAATCAGAGGAGACAAAAAGCCCAGCAGGACCTGGCCTCGAAGACGACCTGCACCTCACAGCTTTAGAGGAGAGCTTCAGAAGCACTCGGCCAGGCTATGAACCCAG GTCGGATCATATAGCtggaagagatgaagagaccCTGTTCCTCTCCAGCCTGCAGTCCCTGTGGCGAGGATTCATTCACATGCACTCTGTGGCAAAGCTCGTGACCAAAGCTTTCCCTGTCTCGGGGAATCTGGATAATGCGACCGAG GACCTGCCAGACAGCATCCAAGTTGGCGGGAGGATAAGTCCACAGATGGTGTGGGACTATTTGGACAAGATTCGGGCAAGTGGAACAAAA GAGGTGTGCCTGATTCGCTTCTCCCCCGAGTCGGATGAAGATGAGATCTCCTACACTCTCTTGTTTGCCTACTTCAGCAGTCGGAGGCGTTTCGGGGTGGTGTCTAACAACCGGAAACAAGTGAAGGACATGTACATCATTCCCTTGGGTGCCGCTGAGAAAGTTCCACATCAGCTTGTTCCGTTTGATGGGCCAG GTTTAGAAAACAACCGGCCCAACCTTCTTCTCGGACTCATAATTCGCCAGAGATCAAAAAGGGACTTTCTTCCCGTGGACGTGAATGAAACCGGGAGGAGTATGCCTGAAATCAAACCCGTCACCGTTTCCGCTCAAGAAACCAGGACAATAGTGGAGGATGAGAAATTGTTTCTCTCTTCATTGACGGCAGTGCATAAAAAGGAGATGGACAAACCACTTAGCACCACCGAGGCTGTTGATGAGCCTGTTAAAGAGGCTCTTGAAGAACCATCGGCATCAGAGGAGCCCAACAATCAGGAGCCACAAAGACCCCTGCGCTTTCTTCCAGGTGTGCTGCTGGGCTGGGGCGGGGAATTGCCACCGCTGCCAGATTTTGGAGGAAAACCTGAACCGGCAGCAGACGACACCCCTAAGAGCCAAGCACCTTCAAAAACAGAGGCGTCGGCCGGGAACTCCAAAAGTCCAACAGTCGCTGCCCAACGAGAGCGCTTTGTCATCAAGAAGAAAGAACCTAAAGCTGCTAAAGCTGAGCCAGAGCTCTCCAGCCCGACCGATACATCTACTGCTAACAACTCGTCAGGAAGAGATGCTGCAGTGGTGACCCACGCTGCGCCTATCTCTCTGAAAGAGAAGCCTACAGATGTACCGACAGAAGCGTTCCTGGCAAGCCTATCATCGGCTCCAAGCGGGACTGAAACTAGCAGCGCTGCCTCGGCAAACAAAGGCGATGCCGGCCTTTTGTCTGAAACCGTAAAAGGGGCGACTGAGGGGAATTCTTTCTTGCAATCGAAATCCCAAACTGCAACCGATCACTCAAATAGCTCAAAGCCTCCTTTAAGTGGAATATTGAAGAAGTCCTCAGCTTATTCCAGTGTAACTGAAGATAAAACAACGGTGCTACAAAAGGATAAAGTCAGCCAGCCAGCGACTGCAAGTCCTAAACCTGTTCCTGTGCCGAGCAGCGCTAAGAGGGATCCACTCACAACATTTCACCAAGGGTATTTACAGCTTTCACAGGCCAAGAGCAAGCCTGAGGAACAAAAGCAATCTGCGGTTCAATCATGCTCCCTTAAAAAGGAAGATCCTGCCATGTCCCAGAGTGGTGCTGCTGTAACACCAACAGTATACCCTCCTTCAGTACAGGGACCACCTAGAGTACAGGGATCCCCTGCAGCACAGGgaccaccagcagcaccagcacctcTCCCACTTCAACAGCCTCAGGTACCTGGCAGCTACGCCTACCCGAGTGGCCCTCCTGATAACACGCTCTCGGCACCAAACACCCTGGATCAGAATCACAGTACGACATGCGATCAGGACAGCACCTCACATGATCCTGGACCTCAGTCACAGTACACTGAGAGCTCCTCTCAGCTATCTGAGCAACCTCCATCCCTGGCCAAAGACAACAAGCGTCCAGAGGAGCGATACAGTGACCCTTGGGCGAGGCCGCGgaccacagaggacagagaccaCCACGGGCGGCACAGCCACCACAGGGACGCCCATCACGGGAAAAAGAGCCGACACCAAGACCGGGATCGGGAGAAAAAGTCAGATCGCAGCTCGGACGACAAGTACAGGGAGAGGAGCCGGCACCACGGCCACTCAGAGGACCGCTACgctgagaagaggaaagagaggcaCCACAGCGACGACTACAGCAGCCGCCAcaaggacagacacagacacagacgggACTCTGATTATGAGAACGGACGGAGAAGTTCAAAAGACAGTTACtcgtaa
- the phf3 gene encoding PHD finger protein 3 isoform X4: MDIVETLNHLIPSDQLDDSLAVGQNSECEASNELGSGLQLDDSLKNMLSDKDPMFGCASSQFNLLDNEESAFPAATSTGPDDGSAPTGLSSEMTVEETTPVKRPVGRPKKRPHHSVQENSDGPQPANTSSNIITRGRPERKPANRLEKPCLIEKQIKGTELKKELTEGGRIDVNSLEGRRWLNPTVVLRRLTVTIGGFKIELLPGPSYTQDVDTSQAVCLEGDMLPVVDKGLTVLPVDAVNVQNPTAEGVAEVDVSEKSTADDVVHGLGPYVNPNDVQTSNGTIKGNPSAPETKLDNQSIPEEQKPLSNEKEDINEPQCNENDITTVSKTDVKEKELDVVKNPLKSKEGPTPTKNKDLVSCKPKTVITEHKVSQNPLPSKIIPRGDLHKNKPLKDKKEVAPLKRPAENAQSEQASKVQKTQSTGDTKVKPKLPIPSSSALKKSPSSGNRAVDQQPPSKQMPAPTKSKVEAAQPVHSRPGQMLKMPEEGGQEKPKLKKPEKILQRQKSKSSRSTSVEEPQLFIPDNAPVAKKEAAEEQPANSDTVWDGNNCCGLCKTHHNNTFMVGCGRCEDWFHGDCVGLDLTKVREMEEEDEMYVCLKCCDEESRKVEPEPLSAPKPEVPAKAEAQVQKLPPKPKPEPGSSQSLTSGGVRPDSDRRPSADARDGAYKTGVSLKQEARSKTSASKKPVSVEAIRRSVRDSLKEILTQRLKESDLSISVERAVEVAKKTERELFHLNKDTDNKYKNKYRSLMFNLKDTKNNVLFKRVLKGEISPSNLIRMSPEELASKELAAWRQRENRHTIEMIEKDQREAERRPITKITHKGEIEIESQEPQKTPEPEEMESSPKSTEVSTDPPKPPEDKAENIKTDKDTTGQHKSHLFDLHCKICTGRMAPPVDEAPTKVVKVATTVVRRQSSKSEETKSPAGPGLEDDLHLTALEESFRSTRPGYEPRSDHIAGRDEETLFLSSLQSLWRGFIHMHSVAKLVTKAFPVSGNLDNATEDLPDSIQVGGRISPQMVWDYLDKIRASGTKEVCLIRFSPESDEDEISYTLLFAYFSSRRRFGVVSNNRKQVKDMYIIPLGAAEKVPHQLVPFDGPGLENNRPNLLLGLIIRQRSKRDFLPVDVNETGRSMPEIKPVTVSAQETRTIVEDEKLFLSSLTAVHKKEMDKPLSTTEAVDEPVKEALEEPSASEEPNNQEPQRPLRFLPGVLLGWGGELPPLPDFGGKPEPAADDTPKSQAPSKTEASAGNSKSPTVAAQRERFVIKKKEPKAAKAEPELSSPTDTSTANNSSGRDAAVVTHAAPISLKEKPTDVPTEAFLASLSSAPSGTETSSAASANKGDAGLLSETVKGATEGNSFLQSKSQTATDHSNSSKPPLSGILKKSSAYSSVTEDKTTVLQKDKVSQPATASPKPVPVPSSAKRDPLTTFHQGYLQLSQAKSKPEEQKQSAVQSCSLKKEDPAMSQSGAAVTPTVYPPSVQGPPRVQGSPAAQGPPAAPAPLPLQQPQVPGSYAYPSGPPDNTLSAPNTLDQNHSTTCDQDSTSHDPGPQSQYTESSSQLSEQPPSLAKDNKRPEERYSDPWARPRTTEDRDHHGRHSHHRDAHHGKKSRHQDRDREKKSDRSSDDKYRERSRHHGHSEDRYAEKRKERHHSDDYSSRHKDRHRHRRDSDYENGRRSSKDSYS, from the exons ATGGATATTGTGGAGACCTTAAACCATCTAATACCCAGTGACCAGTTGGACGACTCCCTGGCTGTGGGTCAGAACTCGGAGTGTGAGGCCAGTAATGAGTTAGGGTCTGGACTCCAGCTGGACGATTCACTGAAGAACATGCTCAGTGACAAGGATCCCATGTTCGGATGTGCCAGCTCCCAGTTCAATCTGCTGGACAACGAGGAGTCTGCTTTTCCGGCTGCCACTTCCACAG GTCCTGATGATGGTTCAGCACCCACAGGTCTCAGCAGTGAAATGACAGTTGAAGAGACCACACCAGTGAAGCGTCCTGTTGGCAGGCCGAAGAAACGTCCACATCATTCAGTTCAAG AAAATAGTGATGGCCCACAACCCGCTAACACATCCAGCAACATCATCACCCGAGGACGACCTGAAAGGAAACCAGCCAACAGGCTAGAAAAGCCGTGTCTCATTGAGAAACAAATTAAAGGCACAGAACTAAAGAAAGAATTGACTGAAGGAGGACGCATCGACGTAAATAGTCTTGAAGGAAGACGATGGCTGAATCCAACGGTTGTACTGAGACGGTTGACAGTCACAATTGGAGGATTCAAGATTGAGTTGCTCCCAGGACCCTCTTATACACAAGACGTTGATACAAGCCAGGCTGTTTGCCTTGAGGGGGATATGTTGCCCGTTGTGGACAAAGGTTTGACCGTGTTGCCGGTTGATGCCGTCAATGTACAGAATCCCACAGCTGAGGGTGTGGCAGAGGTGGATGTGAGTGAGAAGAGCACTGCTGATGATGTAGTCCACGGGCTGGGCCCCTATGTGAATCCCAATGATGTGCAGACCTCCAATGGGACAATAAAAGGGAACCCGTCCGCGCCAGAGACAAAGCTTGACAATCAGAGTATTCCTGAAGAGCAAAAGCCATTGAGTAATGAAAAAGAAGATATTAATGAGCCACAGTGCAACGAGAACGACATAACTACTGTTAGTAAGACTGATGTTAAAGAAAAGGAACTGGATGTGGTGAAAAATCCACTTAAATCTAAAGAAGGACCGACTCCTACCAAGAATAAGGACTTGGTTTCATGTAAACCAAAAACCGTGATAACAGAGCATAAAGTATCACAAAATCCATTGCCATCGAAGATCATCCCACGAGGTGACCTGCACAAAAATAAACCtctgaaagacaagaaagaagTTGCGCCTTTGAAAAGGCCTGCAGAAAACGCCCAAAGTGAGCAGGCTTCTAAAGTTCAAAAGACACAAagcacaggagacactaaagtgaagccaaaactaCCAATTCCCTCTAGCTCAGCATTAAAGAAGAGTCCATCGTCTGGCAACCGTGCTGTTGATCAGCAGCCACCGAGCAAACAAATGCCCGCTCCGACTAAGTCTAAAGTTGAGGCTGCTCAGCCAGTGCACAGTCGTCCAGGCCAGATGTTAAAAATGCCTgaagagggaggacaggaaAAGCCCAAACTGAAAAAGCCAGAAAAGATCCTTCAGAGACAGAAAAGTAAAAGTTCAAGAAGCACGTCTGTGGAGGAGCCGCAGCTCTTCATCCCAGATAACGCTCCTGTCGCGAAGAAGGAAGCGGCCGAGGAGCAGCCTGCGAACAGTGACACCGTGTGGGATGGAAACAACTGCTGTGGCCTGTGTAAAACACACCACAATAACAC GTTCATGGTGGGCTGCGGCCGCTGCGAGGACTGGTTCCACGGTGACTGCGTCGGTCTCGACCTGACAAAAGTACgtgaaatggaggaggaggacgagatgTATGTTTGCCTGAAGTGCTGTGACGAAGAGAGCAGGAAGGTGGAGCCTGAGCCCCTGAGCGCACCCAAACCAGAAGTTCCAGCAAAGGCCGAGGCCCAGGTCCAGAAGCTGCCTCCCAAACCAAAACCAGAACCAGGATCCTCCCAGAGCCTCACATCAGGGGGAGTCAGACCG GATTCTGACAGAAGGCCGTCTGCAGATGCCAGAGATGGAGCTTATAAAACAG GCGTTTCGCTGAAACAAGAGGCAAGGAGCAAAACTTCGGCTTCAAAGAAACCCGTGTCCGTGGAGGCCATCAGGCGGAGTGTGCGTGATTCTCTGAAAGAAATCCTTACTCAGAG GTTGAAGGAGTCCGATCTGAGCATCTCAGTGGAGCGGGCTGTTGAAGTCGccaagaagacagagagagagcttttTCACTTGAATAAAGATACTGACAACAAATACAAGAACAAGTACAGAAGCTTAATGTTTAACCTCAAAGATACTAAAAACAAT GTCCTCTTTAAGAGAGTCCTCAAAGGGGAAATTTCACCCAGTAACCTAATTCGAATGAGTCCCGAGGAACTGGCCTCGAAAGAATTGGCTGCTTGGCGACAAAGGGAGAACCGACAT ACAATTGAGATGATTGAAAAAGatcaaagagaggcagagagacgaCCCATCACCAAGATCACACACAAGGGCGAAATTGAAATCGAAAGTCAAGAACCGCAAAAAACGCCTGAGCCTGAAGAG ATGGAGTCTTCCCCCAAATCAACTGAAGTCTCGACAGACCCCCCAAAACCACCTGAGGACAAGGCGGAGAACATCAAGACTGATAAAGACACTACAGGCCAACACAAGTCTCATTTGTTTGACCTACACTGCAAAATCTGTACAG GTCGCATGGCCCCCCCTGTGGATGAGGCCCCTACCAAAGTGGTCAAGGTCGCCACCACCGTTGTCAGGAGGCAGTCCAGCAAATCAGAGGAGACAAAAAGCCCAGCAGGACCTGGCCTCGAAGACGACCTGCACCTCACAGCTTTAGAGGAGAGCTTCAGAAGCACTCGGCCAGGCTATGAACCCAG GTCGGATCATATAGCtggaagagatgaagagaccCTGTTCCTCTCCAGCCTGCAGTCCCTGTGGCGAGGATTCATTCACATGCACTCTGTGGCAAAGCTCGTGACCAAAGCTTTCCCTGTCTCGGGGAATCTGGATAATGCGACCGAG GACCTGCCAGACAGCATCCAAGTTGGCGGGAGGATAAGTCCACAGATGGTGTGGGACTATTTGGACAAGATTCGGGCAAGTGGAACAAAA GAGGTGTGCCTGATTCGCTTCTCCCCCGAGTCGGATGAAGATGAGATCTCCTACACTCTCTTGTTTGCCTACTTCAGCAGTCGGAGGCGTTTCGGGGTGGTGTCTAACAACCGGAAACAAGTGAAGGACATGTACATCATTCCCTTGGGTGCCGCTGAGAAAGTTCCACATCAGCTTGTTCCGTTTGATGGGCCAG GTTTAGAAAACAACCGGCCCAACCTTCTTCTCGGACTCATAATTCGCCAGAGATCAAAAAGGGACTTTCTTCCCGTGGACGTGAATGAAACCGGGAGGAGTATGCCTGAAATCAAACCCGTCACCGTTTCCGCTCAAGAAACCAGGACAATAGTGGAGGATGAGAAATTGTTTCTCTCTTCATTGACGGCAGTGCATAAAAAGGAGATGGACAAACCACTTAGCACCACCGAGGCTGTTGATGAGCCTGTTAAAGAGGCTCTTGAAGAACCATCGGCATCAGAGGAGCCCAACAATCAGGAGCCACAAAGACCCCTGCGCTTTCTTCCAGGTGTGCTGCTGGGCTGGGGCGGGGAATTGCCACCGCTGCCAGATTTTGGAGGAAAACCTGAACCGGCAGCAGACGACACCCCTAAGAGCCAAGCACCTTCAAAAACAGAGGCGTCGGCCGGGAACTCCAAAAGTCCAACAGTCGCTGCCCAACGAGAGCGCTTTGTCATCAAGAAGAAAGAACCTAAAGCTGCTAAAGCTGAGCCAGAGCTCTCCAGCCCGACCGATACATCTACTGCTAACAACTCGTCAGGAAGAGATGCTGCAGTGGTGACCCACGCTGCGCCTATCTCTCTGAAAGAGAAGCCTACAGATGTACCGACAGAAGCGTTCCTGGCAAGCCTATCATCGGCTCCAAGCGGGACTGAAACTAGCAGCGCTGCCTCGGCAAACAAAGGCGATGCCGGCCTTTTGTCTGAAACCGTAAAAGGGGCGACTGAGGGGAATTCTTTCTTGCAATCGAAATCCCAAACTGCAACCGATCACTCAAATAGCTCAAAGCCTCCTTTAAGTGGAATATTGAAGAAGTCCTCAGCTTATTCCAGTGTAACTGAAGATAAAACAACGGTGCTACAAAAGGATAAAGTCAGCCAGCCAGCGACTGCAAGTCCTAAACCTGTTCCTGTGCCGAGCAGCGCTAAGAGGGATCCACTCACAACATTTCACCAAGGGTATTTACAGCTTTCACAGGCCAAGAGCAAGCCTGAGGAACAAAAGCAATCTGCGGTTCAATCATGCTCCCTTAAAAAGGAAGATCCTGCCATGTCCCAGAGTGGTGCTGCTGTAACACCAACAGTATACCCTCCTTCAGTACAGGGACCACCTAGAGTACAGGGATCCCCTGCAGCACAGGgaccaccagcagcaccagcacctcTCCCACTTCAACAGCCTCAGGTACCTGGCAGCTACGCCTACCCGAGTGGCCCTCCTGATAACACGCTCTCGGCACCAAACACCCTGGATCAGAATCACAGTACGACATGCGATCAGGACAGCACCTCACATGATCCTGGACCTCAGTCACAGTACACTGAGAGCTCCTCTCAGCTATCTGAGCAACCTCCATCCCTGGCCAAAGACAACAAGCGTCCAGAGGAGCGATACAGTGACCCTTGGGCGAGGCCGCGgaccacagaggacagagaccaCCACGGGCGGCACAGCCACCACAGGGACGCCCATCACGGGAAAAAGAGCCGACACCAAGACCGGGATCGGGAGAAAAAGTCAGATCGCAGCTCGGACGACAAGTACAGGGAGAGGAGCCGGCACCACGGCCACTCAGAGGACCGCTACgctgagaagaggaaagagaggcaCCACAGCGACGACTACAGCAGCCGCCAcaaggacagacacagacacagacgggACTCTGATTATGAGAACGGACGGAGAAGTTCAAAAGACAGTTACtcgtaa